One region of Zingiber officinale cultivar Zhangliang chromosome 7B, Zo_v1.1, whole genome shotgun sequence genomic DNA includes:
- the LOC122005979 gene encoding putative disease resistance RPP13-like protein 3 — translation MDASAVVRVVDKLSKLIYQEANYLGGFRDAVEWLNTELHRIQCFLKDAEPKGSKGDERVKNWVREIRGVAYEIEDLIDIIGAASKRKNHRRRKRTFVGLASRYATAPFDYYSRHHLLCGIDRIKEKIVDISRSREIFGVSNFGGSRDPDRVDVNLPTPLLASPDFEDDVHLVGLEEDKELLVRHLIDQQNQWRSFVSVVGMGGLGKTTLAKKVYRDPRVRRQFDVLCWVSVSKNYRGAEFLNCIIEKVMGLTGEELLRMRREELERKLDQQFKCWV, via the coding sequence ATGGACGCATCCGCCGTGGTCCGTGTGGTGGATAAGCTCAGCAAGCTCATCTACCAAGAAGCAAACTACTTGGGCGGCTTCCGCGACGCGGTGGAGTGGCTGAACACTGAGCTGCACCGAATCCAATGCTTCCTCAAAGACGCGGAGCCCAAGGGAAGCAAGGGAGACGAAAGAGTGAAGAATTGGGTGCGCGAGATCCGAGGCGTGGCCTACGAGATCGAAGACCTCATCGACATCATCGGAGCTGCGTCCAAGAGGAAGAATCACCGGAGGAGAAAACGAACCTTCGTTGGGTTAGCGTCAAGATATGCCACTGCCCCCTTTGACTATTATTCCCGGCACCATCTTCTTTGCGGTATCGATCGGATTAAGGAAAAGATCGTGGACATTTCTAGGAGCAGAGAAATCTTTGGCGTTTCCAATTTTGGTGGTAGCCGCGATCCTGATCGTGTGGATGTCAACCTTCCCACGCCTCTACTCGCGTCCCCTGATTTCGAGGATGACGTTCATCTCGTTGGCTTGGAGGAAGACAAGGAGCTACTGGTGCGGCACTTGATCGATCAGCAGAATCAATGGCGAAGCTTCGTTTCTGTAGTGGGCATGGGCGGCCTCGGCAAGACTACCCTCGCCAAGAAGGTCTACCGTGATCCTCGAGTCCGAAGGCAGTTCGACGTGCTGTGCTGGGTCAGCGTCTCCAAAAACTACAGAGGAGCCGAGTTCCTGAACTGCATCATCGAAAAAGTCATGGGCCTCACCGGGGAGGAATTGCTGAGGATGAGGCGGGAGGAGCTCGAGAGGAAGCTCGATCAGCAGTTCAAGTGTTGGGTGTAA